The sequence TCTTCAACTTTAATACCAATTTCTTTTAAAACTTTACTTAAAACTAATACTTTAACTTTTTCAGAAAGCGTTAATGGTATTATAAGGGGAACTGTTAAATCTTGATAATCAAAAGTTTCCGCATTAACTTTGTTAAGAATTTTTTCATAATTAATTCTTTCCATCGCTGCATGTTGGTCAATCAAATGTAACCCTTTTTCACTTTGAGCTAAAATATATGTCGCATCAAATTGTCCAATTACATTAAATTGGATTAAAATTTCAGGTTCAATATCAACTATTTTAGGAGTAGAAATCACTTTTTCTTCAACAAAATCACTCGATTTTTCAAAATCTATTTCAATATCAGTTTCTTCTTTTTTATTTCTTGTCTTAAAAATGTTTGGCTCTTCTATTTCAAAACTACTTATTGTTTCATTAATTTTACTTGGTTTATTACTATTTGGATAATTTATTTCATCATTTTTATTATCACGCTTTACATAAGTAAATTCCATGCTTGGTTGAATGAACTTAGGTTTGGTTATAAATTCTTTTTTAATTAAATTAAATTTATCCCTAATACTTTCTTCTAGTAAATTAAGTAATTCATTTAATTTTGAAATTCTAACTTCTAACTTAGCTGGATGAACATTAACATCTATTAATTGATAATCACACTTAATGTTTAAAACAACTACTGGATATCTTTTTTCCATTAAATATTCGCCATAGCCTCTAATAATAGCATTCTCTAATTCTTTATTGAAAACTAATCTATTATTAATAAAAACATTAATCCCTCTTTTATTTGAACGTGTTGCTTTATTATTACCAATATAACCAACTACTTTAAAGTCATCATTTTCAAAAGACAATTCCTCCATATTTTGTGTAATATCTAATGAATAAACTCCATTTATTACTTGAAGTAAGTTACCATTTCCAGATGTATTAACTAATGTTTTATTATCATTAGTTAGCAAGAAAGCACTGTTTGGATAAGTTAAAGCAAAGCGTGATACTATATCAATTATATTAGCAAGTTCTGATTTTTGTGATTGCAAGTATTTTAATCTAGCTGGAACATTATAAAATAAATTATAAACACTTATTTTAGTTCCATTATTTTGGTATCCCTCACTCAACTTATCTTCATTTACATCTAAGATATAACCCGAAGTATTTCCATCGTTACTAGCAATTTTAACTTTGGCGATTGAAGCAATACTAGCTAAAGCCTCACCTCTAAAACCTAATGTTTCAATGTTAAATAAATCATACTGCAATTTTAATTTTGAAGTCGCATGAGGCTTAAAACATAACAATAAATCATCTTTAGACATTCCTTCACCATTATCAACAATTTGAATTAACTGAAAGCCTGAATCAAGCAACATAATTTCAATTTTACTAGCATTTGCATCGATACTATTTTCAACTAATTCTTTTACAACACTAGCTTGATTTTCAATAACTTCTCCTGCTGCAATTTTGTTTGAAAGATCTATTGGCATAATCTGAATTTTATTCATCTTGTTCATTCACCTTCTTTTGTAATGTTTCAAGCATTAATAATGCATTAACTGGACTAAGTTCATTAACATCTATATCTTTAATCATTTTAACT comes from Bacilli bacterium PM5-9 and encodes:
- a CDS encoding DNA mismatch repair protein MutL (product_source=KO:K03572; cath_funfam=3.30.230.10,3.30.565.10; cog=COG0323; ko=KO:K03572; pfam=PF01119,PF08676,PF13589; smart=SM00853,SM01340; superfamily=118116,54211,55874; tigrfam=TIGR00585), whose amino-acid sequence is MNKIQIMPIDLSNKIAAGEVIENQASVVKELVENSIDANASKIEIMLLDSGFQLIQIVDNGEGMSKDDLLLCFKPHATSKLKLQYDLFNIETLGFRGEALASIASIAKVKIASNDGNTSGYILDVNEDKLSEGYQNNGTKISVYNLFYNVPARLKYLQSQKSELANIIDIVSRFALTYPNSAFLLTNDNKTLVNTSGNGNLLQVINGVYSLDITQNMEELSFENDDFKVVGYIGNNKATRSNKRGINVFINNRLVFNKELENAIIRGYGEYLMEKRYPVVVLNIKCDYQLIDVNVHPAKLEVRISKLNELLNLLEESIRDKFNLIKKEFITKPKFIQPSMEFTYVKRDNKNDEINYPNSNKPSKINETISSFEIEEPNIFKTRNKKEETDIEIDFEKSSDFVEEKVISTPKIVDIEPEILIQFNVIGQFDATYILAQSEKGLHLIDQHAAMERINYEKILNKVNAETFDYQDLTVPLIIPLTLSEKVKVLVLSKVLKEIGIKVEEQANNDLIVRQIPLWVDLENANAYIQQTIDYVLELNNVKITDIKKENLIMASCKMSLKANQVLTLDEQQTLVDNLLKTNNYDHCPHGRPIIVTFSKTEVEKMFKRII